The Yersinia entomophaga nucleotide sequence TCACAGACAAATATATAAAACGATTTTTACATGTAATAGAAATGAGTAATGATCTTGACAATAATGATTGGGAACCATATATTAAATTTTTATCAAACATGGAAATAAAAAAATCATTTTATGCATTACAATACACCATACTTTCAATGCCTGTTACTTCGCATATACCACAATATTTGGTTGAAAAGTACCTGAATAAATTATCTGAAGAACGAGATATGCATAAAAACAACAACATAAAATATTTGGAACAATATATTTTAAATCTCTTTGATCTAAAATATATATGCATTCATTGATAGAATCTCCAATGAAGTATTTCATAGGTATACCGATCCTTAGGGGAATCGATAGATATTCCTGTATGTCGATAAGATGAGCTAGACGAAAAAGTACTGCTGCATCATTCGCTTATAGCTTATCTTATGCTTGCGTTGATAAGAATTGCCCCCATACTTGTCCTCTCATAAGAAGTAAGGTGTTCATACACACCCCCAACAGCTCATCATCTCTCTAAGTTGCTCAACGTATTGAAAGCGAGTGCAGGCTTCCCTGACTTCAATGGTGCCAACGCTACTGACCCACGCTTCTTCGATTAAGTCAGTACAGAATCCTTTCGCATTGTGATTACTGAAGGGATACATTTCATACTATGAGCCACTAACAACTCTTTGAAATCCCTGCGTTTTAACGTCATGTTAGCTTCTTAGCTTCTTAGCTTCTTAGCTTCTTAGCTTCTTAGCTTCTTAGCTGTTTGCCGATTCAAGCGGCATATGAAAATCAGAAAACATTATTGATTATCATAGGATAAGCAGCATCTTTTTTCGGAATCGCCATTCAGATGCTAACATCCTGTAACATATTAATTAAATGGTGTATCCTCATTTCTATAGGAAAAATCCGCTTTAAAGCGGTTGCTGATTGTGATTATTAGTTTTGTGGGGCAATGGCAATGTGCGAAAGGGTGTTAAAAAAAGATGTTTATTCTGAATGGGTTATACGCAATAGCCTGTACTGGATGACTTCGCTTACTCAGTGGAAACTCTGTGAAGATATATCCTCCTGGACAATCTCTTTTGAAAACGATAGTCCCGAATGCCTCTATGAGTTCGAGAGGCTGCTGAATGATTACACTTTGCGAGAAAAACTACAGCATAAAACTGGGGCGTTGAGAGATTCTATTGTCCATAAAGTGCTTCGCAGTGTCGATGAAAGGCTATCGTAATGGAATTGATGCCATTCAATTTTGACAGATTGCCTAATGGACAGGTGTTTATAAGCAACCTCGCTGGTTTTCATCACTTCATTAATGAGCAAGAGCTGCTTGATCTTTCTAATGAGCAAATCAATGCGGAGCAATCAAACGCACTAGAAAGCAAGCTGTTCATAACCAACGAAAGCTCATCAGGTATCGCTCCCTATGCTTTAAGTTCTGCTTTTGCAAAACGATTGATGAATGAACTGGCGATCAGGCCAATTTTCATGATTGTGCCCACATTACGTTGCGACCATACCTGCAAGTATTGTCAGGTCAGTAGAGCTTCAGTGAACGCCTCTGGTTATGATTTAGATCCCGCTCTCATCCCCGATATCATTTCTACTATCAAAAAACTATCAACTCCACCTTACAAGATAGAGATACAGGGTGGAGAGCCACTCTTGCGGTTCGATTTAATTCAGTCTATCTATGAGCAATGTGCTGAAACGCTGGGAAGCACCGATTTTGAGATGGTGGTAGCTTCAAGCCTGTCTGTCTTGAATGAGGATATGCTTGAATGGTCGAGAGACAGGAACATAACGTTCTCTGTTTCGCTTGATGGTGAGGAAGTTGTTCACAACAGTAATCGAATTCTTGGTCATGGGCTTGCGTACAGTAGAACAGTGTCAGGGGTAGAGGCTATCAAACAGTCTTTAGGCGCTGGTCGCGTTGCAACGGTTACTACAGTTACTAAAGATCTCATTAGGCATCCTGAATCGATTGTCCAGGCTCACTTGTCTCTTGGCCTCAAGGACATGTTTATCCGACCTGTAAGTCCCTATGGGTTTGCACAAAAAGCATCGTTCACATTTTCTATGAAGGAATACTTCAGTTTCTATGCCTCGTTGATAGATGAAATTCTTAAGATCAACAAAGAAGGGATAAGGGTTGTTGAACATTCGGCCTCCATTCATCTGAAAAGGATCTTCAATCCCGG carries:
- the hxsB gene encoding His-Xaa-Ser system radical SAM maturase HxsB, producing MELMPFNFDRLPNGQVFISNLAGFHHFINEQELLDLSNEQINAEQSNALESKLFITNESSSGIAPYALSSAFAKRLMNELAIRPIFMIVPTLRCDHTCKYCQVSRASVNASGYDLDPALIPDIISTIKKLSTPPYKIEIQGGEPLLRFDLIQSIYEQCAETLGSTDFEMVVASSLSVLNEDMLEWSRDRNITFSVSLDGEEVVHNSNRILGHGLAYSRTVSGVEAIKQSLGAGRVATVTTVTKDLIRHPESIVQAHLSLGLKDMFIRPVSPYGFAQKASFTFSMKEYFSFYASLIDEILKINKEGIRVVEHSASIHLKRIFNPGFSGYADLKSPSGVVLNSILFNYDGRVYGSDESRMLQKVNPETEFSAGEVKTLSFSKSPYYNAVLSSSFNFALPGCDTCAYQPFCGADPCQNISVQGEPVGDRSRSTFCQYHKGMFRYLMNCISEGGQKAEMLKGWAYV
- the hxsD gene encoding His-Xaa-Ser system protein HxsD, which produces MCERVLKKDVYSEWVIRNSLYWMTSLTQWKLCEDISSWTISFENDSPECLYEFERLLNDYTLREKLQHKTGALRDSIVHKVLRSVDERLS